One window of the Nicotiana tabacum cultivar K326 chromosome 4, ASM71507v2, whole genome shotgun sequence genome contains the following:
- the LOC107799980 gene encoding secreted RxLR effector protein 161-like has translation MSNAKAIGTPKSPSRSLDKDEKGNSVDEAKYHGMIDSLLYLIASRPYIMFSVCKCARFQLAPKESHLTPVKRIIRHLIRTISYGLWNPRSNNFKLEFSDDDLVGDTEDRKSTSGTYQLLGKALISWNSKKQGSIALSTAEAEYIAIGQSQYVDIKHHFIRDHVTKESIELSFVSTIDQLAGIFTKPLLEDKFCTLRELLGIVSLNLKN, from the exons ATGAGCAATGCTAAAGCAATTGGTACACCAAAGAGTCCATCAAGAAGTCTTGATAAGGACGAGAAAGGAAATTCAGTGGATGAAGCAAAATATCATGGGATGATTGACTCTTTACTTTATTTAATTGCTAGTCGACCATATATCATGTTCAGTGTGTGTAAATGTGCCAGGTTTCAGCTAGCTcctaaggaatctcatctgacACCAGTAAAGAGGATAATTCGTCACCTTATCAGAACGATTTCATATGGACTATGGAACCCACGATCTAACAATTTTAAGCTTGAATTTTCAGATGATGATCTTGTAGGTGATACAGAAGACAGGAAAAGCACTAGTGGAACATATCAATTACTGGGAAAGGCATTAATATCCTGGAACAGCAAGAAACAAGGCTCAATTGCACTATCCACAGCTGAGGCAGAGTACATTGCTATTGGACA ATCTCAGTATGTAGATATTAAGCATCACTTCATCAGAGATCATGTCACTAAGGAAAGTATAGAATTGTCATTTGTTAGCACTATTGATCAATTAGCAGGCATTTTTACAAAGCCCTTGCTTGAGGACAAATTCTGCACTTTGAGAGAATTACTTGGCATTGTTTCGCTTAATCTAAAAAATTAG